From a single Lewinella sp. LCG006 genomic region:
- a CDS encoding right-handed parallel beta-helix repeat-containing protein, whose translation MKLSSLSFWVLLTLVVATAISLSSCDPDQDFLTGDGVNIRFELDTLRFDTVFTELGSATRFVKIYNEDNRPVKLDEIYVEGNTGVSFVFNADGTPGPLVEDVIIWDNDSIYVFVEVTIDPDAPLSVSPFVIEDRLVVKTGSKQQSVLLEAWGQNANYFPSRYNKGVPVVLSCDNSTITWDSPLPYVIYGEIFIDECLLEVAAGTHIYVHGGLAENELLGVFNDGFLFTLPQGQLHFAGTREAPITIEGDRLEEGFSEQPGQWLGIIIGRESQGNIIEHTTIKNSIFGVYADSAAEVSLTNVKIHTTASSGILGVHSEIVADNCLLYDNGANAIQLTHGGNYQFDYCTVASYGVDASALAVTNFQCYNEDCSSFDINPLEAAMTNCIFFGSRRDEVIIQDFTGRSAPATMQLDMDHCLVKVDELLTRNDGQYADFFATYCLDCVNGDQNDALFLNRPEDDYQLDTLSIAQGRGAVLPAFPLDLLGIPRDEMPDIGCFERVE comes from the coding sequence ATGAAATTATCTTCGCTATCTTTTTGGGTACTGCTGACGCTGGTAGTGGCTACGGCTATTTCGCTCTCTTCATGTGATCCCGACCAGGATTTTCTGACCGGAGATGGGGTCAATATTCGTTTTGAATTGGATACGCTGCGTTTTGATACTGTTTTCACGGAACTAGGTTCAGCGACCCGCTTCGTAAAGATTTACAATGAAGATAATCGCCCCGTAAAACTCGATGAAATTTACGTTGAGGGAAATACGGGTGTGAGTTTCGTTTTCAACGCCGATGGAACTCCTGGCCCATTGGTCGAAGATGTGATCATCTGGGACAATGATTCCATCTACGTCTTTGTAGAAGTAACGATTGATCCCGATGCCCCTCTTTCCGTCAGTCCTTTCGTTATAGAAGATCGCCTGGTGGTAAAAACGGGGAGCAAACAACAATCCGTCTTACTGGAAGCCTGGGGGCAAAATGCCAATTATTTCCCCAGCAGATACAACAAAGGCGTCCCGGTAGTGCTCAGTTGTGACAATAGCACCATTACCTGGGACAGTCCCCTACCCTACGTGATTTATGGAGAGATTTTTATTGATGAATGCTTACTCGAAGTAGCTGCTGGCACGCACATCTACGTGCACGGGGGGCTGGCCGAGAATGAGTTGTTGGGCGTATTCAACGACGGCTTCCTCTTCACGCTCCCACAAGGGCAATTGCATTTCGCGGGCACGCGTGAAGCACCGATCACGATTGAGGGCGACCGCCTGGAAGAAGGCTTCTCCGAACAACCCGGCCAATGGCTAGGCATTATAATTGGGCGGGAAAGCCAGGGGAACATCATTGAACATACCACTATCAAGAACAGTATTTTCGGTGTTTATGCCGACTCTGCGGCAGAGGTGAGCCTTACCAATGTAAAAATTCACACAACCGCCAGCAGTGGCATTTTGGGGGTACACAGTGAAATCGTCGCCGACAACTGCCTTTTGTATGACAATGGCGCTAATGCGATCCAATTGACCCACGGTGGCAACTACCAATTTGATTATTGCACCGTTGCCAGTTATGGGGTAGATGCTTCGGCTTTGGCCGTAACTAATTTCCAATGCTACAATGAGGATTGTTCGAGCTTTGATATCAATCCACTGGAAGCGGCGATGACCAACTGTATTTTCTTTGGCTCACGCCGCGATGAAGTAATCATCCAAGATTTCACCGGGCGTTCAGCTCCTGCGACAATGCAATTGGACATGGACCACTGCCTGGTAAAAGTAGATGAACTCCTGACCCGCAATGATGGCCAATACGCCGACTTTTTTGCGACTTACTGCCTGGATTGTGTCAACGGCGACCAGAACGACGCCTTGTTCCTGAATCGCCCAGAGGATGATTATCAACTAGATACGCTATCTATTGCTCAGGGAAGAGGTGCAGTACTGCCAGCCTTCCCACTTGATCTTTTGGGTATCCCCCGCGACGAGATGCCGGATATAGGATGCTTTGAAAGGGTTGAATAA
- a CDS encoding SRPBCC family protein — protein MRPKRKSWTLFIPRPLEEVWEFFSRPENLNEMTPANVSFNILSPIAGQEMYPGMIIQYQISPLLNIPMNWVTEITQIRKHEFFIDDQRVGPYALWHHQHHFKAVEGGTEMTDILHYQVPFGPIGSIANWLFVGRMVDEIFTYREAAVKKLFPIT, from the coding sequence ATGCGACCAAAAAGAAAAAGCTGGACCCTATTTATTCCTCGCCCATTAGAAGAAGTTTGGGAGTTTTTCTCCCGCCCGGAGAATCTCAATGAAATGACCCCCGCAAATGTCTCTTTCAACATCCTAAGTCCAATTGCTGGTCAGGAGATGTACCCTGGTATGATTATTCAATACCAGATTAGTCCGTTGTTAAATATTCCGATGAACTGGGTGACCGAAATTACCCAAATCCGTAAGCATGAGTTTTTTATCGATGACCAGCGCGTAGGCCCCTACGCATTGTGGCACCACCAACATCATTTCAAAGCGGTAGAAGGTGGCACCGAGATGACCGATATTCTTCACTACCAAGTTCCCTTTGGCCCCATTGGTAGTATTGCCAACTGGCTATTTGTGGGACGAATGGTGGACGAGATTTTCACTTACCGCGAGGCCGCCGTGAAAAAGCTGTTTCCAATTACATGA
- a CDS encoding outer membrane beta-barrel protein, translated as MTKKLLPYLFCCLLFPTFLFSQRDAGGRFEEGFFWGFKAGVTSSTVLDLRTTLIAPIYPVETYQTQDNTRLGGMGAFFIDYRHSSKSYVVGRFEIGYTMQGGKFNYTDVNGLEYELAMNYDYLTLAPLIKINVPPGMPYVIMGCQIGVNLTGETLRYTSNDDAFIDLQVQESLRTVLKGRANTALTAGIGVELTRSGFYLEGRYTHGLTDVVETQANSFLFIENKNTSNYYQLTLGIPVPFQ; from the coding sequence ATGACCAAGAAATTACTTCCTTATCTTTTTTGTTGCTTATTGTTTCCCACCTTCCTGTTCTCCCAGCGTGATGCTGGTGGCCGCTTTGAGGAAGGCTTCTTTTGGGGCTTCAAAGCTGGCGTGACCTCATCTACGGTGCTTGATTTGCGCACCACCCTTATTGCTCCCATTTATCCGGTAGAAACTTACCAGACCCAGGACAACACCCGATTGGGAGGCATGGGGGCGTTTTTTATTGATTATCGCCACTCTTCAAAATCGTACGTCGTAGGCCGTTTTGAAATAGGCTATACCATGCAAGGAGGCAAGTTTAACTACACTGATGTCAATGGATTGGAGTACGAACTGGCGATGAATTATGATTATCTGACCTTGGCACCTTTGATAAAAATCAATGTCCCACCTGGAATGCCTTACGTGATCATGGGTTGCCAAATTGGGGTAAACCTCACGGGAGAAACGCTGCGTTACACCTCGAATGATGATGCTTTTATCGATTTACAGGTGCAAGAAAGTTTGCGTACCGTACTGAAAGGGCGAGCCAATACCGCACTTACGGCTGGCATAGGCGTAGAACTTACCCGTTCGGGCTTCTATCTCGAAGGGCGTTATACGCACGGTCTCACCGATGTTGTCGAGACCCAGGCCAATAGTTTTCTTTTTATTGAAAATAAGAACACCAGCAATTATTATCAGCTGACGCTCGGAATTCCTGTGCCTTTTCAATAG
- a CDS encoding T9SS type A sorting domain-containing protein: MRSFFFLFSCSLIFALQSQTLMPAGVPGAAFWRVTEPTEASGWHWVERVTPATEPIVFTLQQKHLLNHWPTPDWEQLDLPAPLLIPANQGTAFTLFMVTQMTQPTSEKVLWSWQQQDQAPLLCTNKRIADLQGLEYLNLSNSSPLVSLHTYQQSAQKASTNIPAYLRIGQLPPAVSVPAGEWSGALAEFLFFPRVLAPQQQRQVESYLALKYGLTLGEQGQGKDYLNRKGQIIWNAEKNKAFHHRIFGLGTDLQSGWKQVHSSTSLAPELVTISLSQAGTYNGQSDATGLPDQAYCIIGDNDAPLEWEVAPNLADGEKLLRNWLVQLSGDVRSQEMSLTIDLGRWLGDGFLAADYQLCIDRSGRGDFLATATEFIPLGQWSVGRFGHFNGVLWDTDGSGSDVFSLVRKNTDHLTISTPALRVYPNPMGKTTGWQWQLRLSASSPLTAQLNNAQGQVVWQRTYPAADYFAGNEAALPTGVYFLHLETSQETFTQKLMVQ, translated from the coding sequence ATGAGAAGTTTCTTCTTTCTCTTCAGCTGTAGCTTAATATTTGCACTCCAATCACAAACCCTGATGCCCGCTGGAGTGCCTGGTGCTGCTTTCTGGCGCGTAACCGAACCTACGGAAGCGTCAGGTTGGCATTGGGTCGAGCGTGTTACACCTGCTACGGAACCCATTGTTTTTACTTTACAGCAAAAGCACTTGCTCAATCATTGGCCTACGCCTGATTGGGAGCAGTTGGATTTACCCGCTCCCCTCCTGATTCCGGCAAATCAAGGGACGGCATTTACCCTTTTTATGGTTACCCAAATGACGCAACCCACAAGCGAAAAGGTCCTTTGGAGTTGGCAGCAACAAGATCAGGCTCCATTGCTGTGTACCAACAAAAGAATAGCCGACTTGCAAGGCCTGGAGTACCTTAATTTGAGTAACAGCTCCCCCCTCGTAAGTCTACATACTTATCAGCAATCGGCTCAAAAAGCGAGCACCAATATTCCTGCTTACTTGAGAATAGGCCAGTTGCCTCCTGCGGTAAGCGTGCCCGCTGGAGAATGGTCAGGTGCCTTGGCGGAATTTCTGTTTTTCCCTCGTGTGCTTGCCCCCCAACAACAACGCCAGGTGGAGAGCTACCTTGCATTGAAATATGGCCTCACCCTGGGAGAGCAAGGGCAGGGCAAAGATTACCTCAATCGCAAGGGCCAGATCATCTGGAATGCCGAAAAAAACAAAGCCTTCCATCATCGCATTTTTGGCCTGGGAACAGACCTCCAAAGTGGATGGAAGCAGGTGCATAGTAGCACTAGCTTAGCACCGGAGTTAGTGACCATTAGCTTGTCTCAAGCTGGCACTTACAATGGACAATCGGATGCGACGGGCTTACCCGATCAAGCCTACTGTATCATCGGGGACAATGATGCCCCCCTGGAATGGGAAGTAGCTCCTAATTTAGCGGACGGCGAAAAGCTATTGCGCAACTGGCTGGTACAATTATCGGGCGATGTTCGTAGCCAGGAAATGTCTTTGACCATTGACCTTGGTCGCTGGCTGGGCGATGGCTTTCTGGCTGCCGATTATCAATTGTGTATTGATCGCAGCGGGCGTGGCGATTTTTTGGCAACAGCCACAGAATTTATTCCCTTGGGTCAATGGTCTGTAGGCCGATTTGGTCACTTTAATGGGGTGCTTTGGGATACCGACGGGTCAGGCAGCGATGTGTTTAGTCTCGTAAGAAAAAATACAGATCATCTTACTATATCCACTCCAGCACTGCGCGTTTACCCCAACCCAATGGGGAAAACCACAGGCTGGCAATGGCAACTTCGCCTCTCTGCCTCCAGTCCACTTACGGCACAACTCAACAACGCCCAAGGCCAGGTCGTATGGCAACGAACCTACCCCGCTGCCGACTACTTTGCTGGCAATGAAGCCGCACTCCCCACCGGTGTTTACTTTCTTCACCTGGAAACCTCCCAGGAAACCTTTACCCAAAAACTGATGGTACAATGA